In Burkholderia sp. GAS332, one DNA window encodes the following:
- a CDS encoding S-(hydroxymethyl)glutathione dehydrogenase / alcohol dehydrogenase, with amino-acid sequence MKTKAAIAWKAGAPLTIEEVDLEGPRAGEVLIEVKATGICHTDYYTLSGADPEGIFPAILGHEGAGVIVDVGPGVGTLKKGDHVIPLYTPECRQCKFCLSRKTNLCQAIRSTQGKGLMPDATSRFSLDGKPLFHYMGTSTFSNYIVVPEIAVAKVREDAPFDKICYIGCGVTTGVGAVVYSAKVEAGANVVVFGLGGIGLNVIQGAKMVGADKIIGVDINPGRVELAKKFGMTHFINPNEVENVVDHIVQLTDGGADYSFECIGNTKVMRQALECTHKGWGQSFIIGVAAAGEEISTRPFQLVTGREWKGSAFGGARGRTDVPKIVDWYMEGKINIDDLITHRLPLERINEGFDLMKKGESIRSVVLY; translated from the coding sequence ATGAAAACCAAAGCAGCTATCGCATGGAAAGCAGGCGCACCGTTGACGATCGAAGAAGTGGATCTCGAAGGCCCGCGCGCCGGTGAGGTCCTGATCGAAGTGAAGGCAACGGGCATCTGCCACACCGACTACTACACGCTCTCAGGCGCCGATCCGGAAGGCATCTTCCCGGCGATTCTGGGCCACGAAGGCGCGGGCGTGATCGTCGATGTCGGCCCGGGCGTGGGCACGTTGAAGAAGGGCGACCACGTCATTCCGCTGTACACGCCGGAATGCCGTCAGTGCAAATTCTGTCTGTCGCGCAAGACCAATCTTTGCCAGGCGATCCGTTCGACCCAAGGCAAGGGCTTGATGCCCGACGCGACGTCGCGCTTCTCGCTCGACGGCAAGCCGCTGTTTCACTACATGGGCACGTCCACGTTTTCGAACTACATCGTCGTGCCGGAAATCGCGGTCGCGAAGGTGCGTGAAGACGCGCCGTTCGACAAGATCTGCTACATCGGTTGCGGCGTGACGACGGGCGTGGGCGCGGTCGTGTATTCGGCGAAGGTCGAAGCGGGCGCGAATGTGGTCGTGTTTGGCCTCGGCGGCATCGGGCTGAATGTGATTCAAGGCGCGAAGATGGTGGGGGCGGACAAGATCATCGGCGTCGATATCAATCCGGGCCGCGTGGAACTGGCGAAAAAGTTCGGCATGACGCACTTCATCAACCCGAACGAAGTCGAGAACGTGGTCGACCACATCGTGCAACTCACCGACGGCGGCGCGGACTACTCGTTCGAATGTATCGGCAACACGAAGGTGATGCGTCAGGCGCTGGAGTGCACGCACAAGGGCTGGGGTCAGTCGTTTATCATCGGCGTGGCGGCGGCGGGCGAGGAGATCAGTACGCGTCCGTTCCAGCTGGTGACGGGTCGCGAGTGGAAGGGCTCGGCATTCGGTGGTGCACGCGGCCGCACGGACGTGCCGAAGATCGTCGACTGGTACATGGAAGGCAAGATCAACATCGACGACCTGATCACGCACCGTCTGCCGCTTGAGCGCATCAACGAAGGCTTCGATCTGATGAAGAAGGGCGAGTCGATCCGCTCCGTCGTGTTGTATTAA
- a CDS encoding S-formylglutathione hydrolase, which yields MLELLSSHACHGGEQRIYRHDSQTIGLPMRFSVYLPPQALQTNANVPALFYLAGLTCTEETFPVKAGAQRFAAQHGIALVAPDTSPRGAGVPGESAAWDFGVGAGFYINATQQPWAKHYRMYSYVRDELRETVLANLPVDGARLGIFGHSMGGHGALMLALRNPEIYRSVSAFAPIAAPSQCPWGVKAFSGYLGEDREAWRQYDSSELVAHASRKFAQGILVDQGLADQFLAEQLNPDVFEAACKAAGQPLTLRRHAGYDHGYYFISTFIEDHLAHHAKVLLG from the coding sequence ATGCTTGAACTCTTGTCGTCGCATGCCTGCCATGGCGGCGAGCAACGGATCTACCGGCACGACTCGCAGACCATCGGTCTGCCGATGCGCTTCTCGGTGTATCTGCCGCCGCAGGCCTTGCAGACCAATGCGAATGTGCCCGCGCTGTTCTATCTCGCGGGTCTGACCTGTACGGAAGAAACCTTTCCGGTCAAGGCGGGCGCGCAGCGCTTCGCGGCACAGCACGGCATCGCGCTGGTCGCGCCGGACACCAGTCCGCGTGGTGCTGGCGTGCCGGGCGAAAGCGCGGCGTGGGACTTCGGTGTGGGTGCGGGCTTTTACATCAACGCGACGCAGCAGCCGTGGGCGAAGCACTATCGGATGTACTCGTATGTGCGCGATGAACTGCGTGAAACGGTGCTCGCGAATCTGCCGGTGGACGGTGCGCGTCTGGGCATCTTCGGGCATTCGATGGGGGGGCATGGCGCGTTGATGCTGGCGCTGCGCAATCCGGAGATCTATCGCTCGGTGTCGGCGTTCGCGCCGATTGCCGCGCCTTCACAGTGCCCGTGGGGCGTGAAGGCGTTCAGCGGGTATCTGGGCGAAGACCGTGAAGCGTGGCGGCAGTACGACTCGAGCGAGCTGGTCGCGCACGCATCGCGCAAGTTTGCGCAAGGGATTCTGGTCGATCAGGGGCTGGCGGATCAGTTTCTCGCCGAGCAGTTGAACCCGGATGTGTTCGAAGCGGCCTGCAAGGCCGCGGGACAGCCGCTGACGTTACGTCGTCATGCTGGCTACGACCACGGGTATTACTTCATCTCGACGTTCATCGAGGATCATCTCGCGCATCACGCGAAGGTGCTGCTCGGTTGA
- a CDS encoding zinc/manganese transport system permease protein, translating into MFEYDFMVNAFAASGIVAVLAGVVGYFLVMRGQTFAGHALSHVGFTGATGAVLIGISPIWGMIGFTLAAGVGMGALGEKLAGRDVAIGVILSLSLGFGLLFLHFFTAYATQVTALLFGNVLGVNASTLGVLAALGVVSLLALAAIMRPLLFASLQPELAEAKGVSLRLVSVLFLAIAALAVAACTQIVGVLLVFTLMVGPAAAAQNVTTRLSTGLVLAAVFALVQAWLGLTLAFYTDWPTSFWITVLSAVVYGGSLLGRR; encoded by the coding sequence ATGTTTGAATACGATTTCATGGTGAACGCGTTCGCGGCGTCGGGAATCGTCGCGGTGCTGGCAGGCGTGGTGGGCTATTTTCTGGTGATGCGTGGGCAGACCTTCGCGGGTCACGCGCTCTCGCACGTCGGCTTCACCGGCGCGACCGGCGCAGTGCTGATCGGCATCTCGCCGATCTGGGGAATGATTGGCTTCACGCTGGCGGCGGGCGTCGGCATGGGCGCACTCGGCGAGAAGCTGGCCGGACGCGATGTCGCGATCGGCGTGATCCTGTCGCTGTCGCTCGGCTTCGGCCTGCTGTTCCTGCACTTCTTCACCGCCTACGCGACGCAGGTCACCGCGCTGCTGTTCGGCAACGTGCTCGGCGTGAATGCGTCGACGCTCGGCGTGCTGGCCGCGTTGGGTGTCGTCAGCTTGCTGGCGCTCGCGGCGATCATGCGGCCGTTGCTGTTTGCGTCGTTGCAGCCCGAATTGGCCGAAGCCAAGGGCGTATCGTTGCGTCTGGTATCGGTGTTGTTTCTGGCGATTGCCGCACTGGCAGTGGCAGCGTGTACGCAGATTGTCGGCGTGCTGCTGGTGTTCACGCTGATGGTCGGTCCGGCTGCCGCCGCGCAAAACGTGACGACGCGACTCTCGACCGGTCTCGTACTCGCGGCCGTGTTCGCGCTGGTCCAGGCGTGGCTGGGGTTGACGCTGGCGTTCTACACCGATTGGCCCACGAGCTTCTGGATCACCGTGCTGTCGGCTGTCGTGTATGGCGGAAGTTTGCTGGGGCGGCGTTGA
- a CDS encoding zinc/manganese transport system ATP-binding protein: protein MTETGRSTPANVSTSGRATAPVLELEHVTLELGGRTILRDTGFVVNQGEFIGVLGPNGAGKTTLMRAVLGLVPAASGAIRVLGQPVERGNASIGYMPQTRSALAGRRVRGRDFIAMAADGHRWGLPHADSKTRADVERVLDLVGGRQLAERPLSELSGGERQRLLLAQCLLGNPKLLLLDEPLISLDPHHQKGVVELVRRVQQELGIAVLFSAHELNPLLHALDRVLYLGSGVAALGTVDEVITRPVLSRLYGSPIDVMRVNGRIFVMSGDVEVEKHDHEHEHDENGGHSHAHSHSHDHGDAHGHAHQHDSRDGHTHDV from the coding sequence ATGACCGAGACTGGCCGCAGCACGCCAGCTAATGTATCAACTAGCGGACGCGCCACTGCGCCCGTGCTCGAACTCGAGCACGTGACGCTCGAACTCGGCGGCCGCACGATCTTGCGCGACACCGGCTTCGTAGTGAACCAGGGCGAATTCATCGGTGTGCTCGGACCGAACGGCGCGGGCAAGACCACGCTGATGCGCGCCGTGCTCGGCCTCGTGCCGGCGGCGAGCGGCGCGATCCGCGTGCTGGGCCAGCCGGTGGAGCGCGGCAACGCGTCGATCGGCTATATGCCGCAGACGCGCAGTGCGCTGGCTGGGCGCCGCGTGCGCGGCCGCGATTTCATCGCGATGGCCGCCGATGGACACCGCTGGGGCCTGCCCCATGCGGACAGCAAGACCCGCGCGGATGTCGAGCGGGTGCTGGATCTGGTGGGCGGCCGCCAGCTCGCCGAGCGGCCGTTGTCGGAACTGTCGGGCGGCGAGCGTCAGCGTCTGCTGCTCGCGCAGTGCCTGCTCGGCAACCCCAAGCTGCTGCTACTCGACGAACCGCTGATCAGCCTCGATCCGCATCATCAGAAAGGCGTGGTCGAACTGGTGCGGCGCGTGCAGCAGGAACTCGGCATTGCCGTGCTGTTCTCGGCGCACGAACTGAATCCGCTTCTGCACGCGCTCGATCGCGTGCTGTATCTCGGCAGCGGCGTCGCCGCGCTCGGCACGGTCGATGAAGTCATTACGCGGCCGGTGCTATCGCGGCTCTATGGCTCGCCGATCGACGTGATGCGCGTGAACGGCCGCATCTTCGTGATGTCGGGCGACGTCGAAGTCGAAAAACACGATCACGAGCACGAACACGACGAGAACGGTGGTCATAGCCACGCACACTCGCATTCGCACGACCACGGTGACGCACACGGCCACGCTCACCAGCACGACTCACGCGACGGACACACGCACGATGTTTGA
- a CDS encoding zinc/manganese transport system substrate-binding protein gives MKTFGSMLNGARHALKRSKTVAMGAAVAAAVTLSHSAFAADAKIPVVAAENFYGDVVQQLGGDRVDVTSILSNPDQDPHLFEASPKTARALQHASLVVYNGADYDPWMAKLLAASKSATRTTIVAADLVGKKGGDNPHLWYDPQTMPKVARAVSEALVAADPAHKSAYDANLARFLDSLKPIDAKVADLHGRYADVPVTATEPVFGYMSDAIGLSMRNLRFQLATMNDTEASAGDIAAFERDLREKRVRVLIYNSQATEALTKRMLKLAQQSKVPTMSVTETEPAGKTYQTWMLTQLDALSTALTAGDASAANAAATSAKGKTQ, from the coding sequence ATGAAGACATTCGGCTCGATGTTGAACGGGGCGCGCCATGCGCTAAAGCGCTCGAAGACCGTGGCCATGGGCGCGGCGGTCGCTGCTGCTGTCACGCTCAGCCACAGCGCGTTTGCCGCGGATGCGAAAATCCCGGTGGTGGCAGCGGAGAACTTTTACGGTGACGTCGTGCAGCAATTGGGCGGCGACCGCGTCGACGTGACGAGCATCCTCAGCAATCCGGATCAGGATCCGCACCTGTTCGAAGCCAGCCCGAAGACGGCGCGCGCCTTGCAACATGCGAGCCTTGTGGTCTACAACGGCGCCGACTACGATCCGTGGATGGCGAAACTGTTGGCCGCCTCGAAGAGCGCGACGCGCACCACGATCGTCGCCGCGGATCTCGTCGGCAAGAAAGGCGGCGATAATCCCCACCTCTGGTACGACCCGCAAACCATGCCGAAAGTGGCGCGCGCGGTGAGCGAGGCGCTCGTCGCGGCTGACCCGGCGCACAAGTCGGCGTACGATGCGAACCTCGCGAGGTTTCTCGATTCGCTGAAGCCGATCGACGCCAAAGTTGCCGATCTGCATGGCCGCTACGCCGACGTGCCGGTGACGGCGACCGAGCCGGTGTTCGGCTATATGTCGGACGCGATCGGCCTCTCGATGCGCAATTTGCGCTTCCAGTTGGCGACGATGAACGACACTGAAGCAAGCGCGGGCGATATCGCCGCGTTCGAACGCGATCTGCGCGAAAAGCGCGTGCGCGTTCTGATTTATAACAGCCAGGCAACCGAGGCCCTGACCAAACGCATGTTGAAGCTCGCGCAGCAATCGAAGGTGCCGACCATGAGCGTCACTGAAACCGAACCGGCCGGCAAGACCTATCAGACGTGGATGCTGACGCAGCTTGACGCGCTCTCCACGGCGCTGACCGCGGGCGATGCGAGCGCAGCGAATGCGGCGGCCACCTCCGCCAAAGGAAAAACGCAATGA